DNA from Polaribacter sp. NJDZ03:
TGTTTTTGGTGTTGTTGCAGAAATACAGAATAAAAACAAAGTAATTGGCAACTTTAATATCATCTTTAAAGGAAATATTCCTGCTGGAGCTGGTATGTCTTCTTCTGCCGCTCTAGAAAATAGTGTTGTTTTTGGTTTAAATGAATTGTTTAATTTAGGTTTAACCAAACATGAAATGATTTTAATATCTCAAAAAGCAGAGCATAATTATGTGGGTGTTAACTGCGGAATTATGGATCAATATGCAAGTATGTTTGGTATAAAAGACCATGCATTGCATTTAGATTGTAGAACTGTAGCGTCGAATCCTTATAAAATTGACTTCGAAAATCATCAATTAATGTTGATAAACACCAACGTTAAACATAGTTTATCCGACAGTGCTTATAACGACAGACGTTCTGCTTGCGAAGGCGTATCTGAATTGTTAAACATAAAAGCGTTAAGAGATGCTACAGAAGCAGATTTAGAAACTATTGTAGACAAAGTTACGCCAGCTAATTATCAAAAAGCATTGTTTATAATTCAAGAAAATAATAGAACAATAAAAGCAGCAAAAGCAATTGAAGATAACGATTTAGAATTGTTAGGTGCTTTAATTTATCAATCTCACGAAGGTTTATCTAATCAATACAAAGTAAGTTGCAATGAGTTAGACTTTTTAGTTGCACAAGCAAAGAAAAATAAACACGTTTTGGGCGCAAGAATGATGGGTGGTGGCTTTGGTGGTTGTACCATTAATTTAATTGATAAAAGCGAAGCAAAAGCGTTTGCAGAAACAGCTTCTAAAGCCTATAAAAATGAATTTGATAATGAATGTTCAGTGTATTTTATTGAACTTTCGGAAGGTACCCATATCGTAAAACAATAACTACAACACAAAAAAATGAGCAATACAAATTTACAAGATTATTCGCACAAACGATTTAATATTCTTACAGGAGAATGGGTTTTAGTTTCACCACACAGAGCTAAAAGACCTTGGCAAGGACAAAATGAAGAAGTTAATAATGAAAAAAGACCAACACATGACGAATCTTGTTATTTATGTGCTGGAAACACAAGAATTAATGGAGAAGTAAATCCAGATTATAAAGACGTTTTTGTTTTTACAAACGATTTTGCTGCTTTACAAAATGATTCACCAACGTTTAACGTAAACGACGGACTTTTAAAAGCACAAAGTGAAACAGGTATTTGTAAAGTAATATGTTTTAGTCCAGATCACTCAAAAAGTTTGGCAGACATGTCTGCTACAGAAATTCAGAAAGTTGTTTTTGCATGGCAAAGAGAATTTAAAGAATTATCTAAAAACCCAAACATCAACTATGTTCAAATATTTGAGAACAAAGGCGCTGTAATGGGCTGTAGTAATCCACATCCTCACGGGCAAATATGGAGTCAATCTTCTTTACCAAATGAAGTTGATAAGAAAAACACGCAACAATTAAACTACTTTAACAAAAATAACAGTAGTTTATTGGGCGATTATTTAGCGCAAGAATTAGAAAAAAAAGAACGTATTATTTTCGAAAATGATGGTTTTGTTGTGTTAGTTCCTTTTTGGGCTATTTGGCCTTTCGAAGCAATGATTGTTCCTAAAAGACCTTTGGCGACTATCTTAAAGATGACAGAAGCGGAAACGTTACAATACGGAGAAGCAATTTCGGTATTAACAAAAGCGTATGACAAGATCTTTAATACTTCTTTCCCGTATTCTAGCGGAATTCATCAAGCGCCAACGGATGGCAATGAAAACAACCATTGGCATTTTCACATGAGTTTTTATCCGCCTTTATTAAGAAGCGCATCTGTAAAGAAATTTATGGTTGGTTATGAAATGTTTGGAACGCCACAAAGAGATATTACTGCAGAACAAGCAGTAAAAATGATTAAAGACTGTTTGTAACATTTACAAACTTTTAAAAATTAAAAAATCATCTAAAAAGTAATTTTTAGATGATTTTTTGGTTTTAAAATGCAACAGCTTCTTACAATCGACATTTAGATTATTTAGCCTTAATTATTACAGAATAAACTTTTCTTACTTGAAAATTTCATGAACAATATTCTATATAATTACCTTTATAAATCATCAGTCTAAACATTTCTGCTTTACATAAAGGAT
Protein-coding regions in this window:
- the galK gene encoding galactokinase: MSTTLIKDVKETFIKEFKTEPLLIFSPGRINIIGEHTDYNDGFVFPAAVNKGIAAAIQKSDANYSTAIALDLDSTIKFELDKIKPSKEGCWENYVFGVVAEIQNKNKVIGNFNIIFKGNIPAGAGMSSSAALENSVVFGLNELFNLGLTKHEMILISQKAEHNYVGVNCGIMDQYASMFGIKDHALHLDCRTVASNPYKIDFENHQLMLINTNVKHSLSDSAYNDRRSACEGVSELLNIKALRDATEADLETIVDKVTPANYQKALFIIQENNRTIKAAKAIEDNDLELLGALIYQSHEGLSNQYKVSCNELDFLVAQAKKNKHVLGARMMGGGFGGCTINLIDKSEAKAFAETASKAYKNEFDNECSVYFIELSEGTHIVKQ
- a CDS encoding UDP-glucose--hexose-1-phosphate uridylyltransferase, yielding MSNTNLQDYSHKRFNILTGEWVLVSPHRAKRPWQGQNEEVNNEKRPTHDESCYLCAGNTRINGEVNPDYKDVFVFTNDFAALQNDSPTFNVNDGLLKAQSETGICKVICFSPDHSKSLADMSATEIQKVVFAWQREFKELSKNPNINYVQIFENKGAVMGCSNPHPHGQIWSQSSLPNEVDKKNTQQLNYFNKNNSSLLGDYLAQELEKKERIIFENDGFVVLVPFWAIWPFEAMIVPKRPLATILKMTEAETLQYGEAISVLTKAYDKIFNTSFPYSSGIHQAPTDGNENNHWHFHMSFYPPLLRSASVKKFMVGYEMFGTPQRDITAEQAVKMIKDCL